GCGCAACCCGCGTTTGAACGTGGACGGTGAAATGCAGGGCGACACCGCCTGGGACGAGGCACTGCGCCAGAAGCTGCTGCCCGACAGCACGCTGAAGGGCCGCGCCAACCTGTTCGTGCTGCCCAACCTGGAAGCGGCCAACATCGCCTACAACCTGGTGCGCGTGTTCACCGACGGCGTGGCGATCGGCCCGATCCTGATGGGCGTGGCCAAGCCGGTGCACATCCTGACCACCAGCGCGACCTCGCGCCGCGTGCTCAACATGACCGCCATCGCGGCCGTGGATGCGCAGATCCGCAAGCAGTTGGAGGCGGAGAAGAACGCCTAAGGTGTTCTTCCCCCTGCAGTTGCCAAAACGCGCCCTTCGGGGCGCGTTTTGGTTTCGCGCCGCGAAACCGGTAGCTACCGACCGTTGGTGGGCAGGCGTTCTGCTCTGCCACACGCACGCCGCACCCCGGTCACCCGCCTGCAACCTGCCGAGGGCCCAATACCCCCACGCGGCCCGGCCGCGGCGGCGGGCTACCGGCTCCCGCCGCCCTGGGCCCGACCAGATCCCCTTGAGAGTCCGGAGCCGTGCCATGCGCCATCGAATGACCCGACGCTATTTCCAGCAGTTGTTCGCGTTGTATGCCGGCTTGGTGGGCGCGCGCTGACCCACGAAAGCGTACCGACCCACGGTCGGTACCCGCCGCCCCCTCGCCCAGCGGTCGTCTCAACGCGCCTGCACGTACGCCGCCCACAGCGCCGGCAACGCCAGCCCCGTGCGCGCCTGCCACAACGCGGGCGTGTAACGCCCGTCGCGCAATGCGCCGTCCAGTGCCTTGACCAGCCCCGGATGCTGCGCCTCGCTCCACGCCAGGAACGCACCCGTCACCCGGTAGCCGGTGTCGAAGTTCTGCCCGTCCTTCACCGTCATCGGCAGTGCCCAGTCCGCGGCCGCATTTTCCCGGCCGTAACGATCACGCGCGTAGTCGGCAATGCCTTCCACCAGCCAGCCCGGCACGCGCTCATTGGCGTATTCGGGATAGCCCTGGACGATGTGCATCGCCTCGTGGGTGACCAGGTCGACGTCGTCGGGGTGCTTGGCCAGCCAGGCCGGATTGATCGTGATGGTGGCCGCGCCCTTGCCTTCGCCGACGAAGGCGATGCCGTCGTAGCCCGGGTCGATCACGATGCGCACCTGCGACGGCGCACCGGGATGGAAGTCGGCGCGCTCGCGCACATACGCAGCAAAGAACGTGTCGATGATGCGCGTGCGCATCGGGGCGGCCAGCGCATCGGCCGGATCGCTGTAGGCCAGCGTCACCCCCTCACGCTGCTGGCTGGCCTCGAACGCGGCAGCATCGAACACCACCAACGCCCCCAGCAACACGGTAGTGCCGGCCGCTGGCCGGCTCCACGCCACGATCGGCACACGCACCCGGGTGGTTCCTGCCGCTGGCAGGCTCCACGCCACGATCGGCACACGCGCCCGGGTAGTGCCGGCCGCTGGCCGGCTCCCCACAATCCAGGCCGCAGCCCGCTTCAAAAAACCGGTCCTGCCCATTCTCACTGCTCCCCCATCGGTGCCAGCAGCTCCACCTCGGCCAACTGCATCCGCCCCGGCCCGGCAATGCGCAGCCGGTATTCGGCATAGCGACCGGGTTTGCCGATGGCGAACGGCCGGGTCTGCAACGCCCAGGCGAAGTCCTCGCCGCGGCGCTCGTCCAGCGTGACCCAGCGGCCGCCAGCGCGGCGGGCTTCCAGCGTCCACGCACCGCCGCGTATCGCGCCGTTGCCACTGGTCAGCGTGTACATCGACGGCGTGCCATCGCTCACCCCGGTGAACACCACCGTGCCCGCGCCCACCGGCACCGTCGTGCCGGCATCGTCGTCCAGCAGCGCCGGCACCGCGCGGCCGTCGGCGAGCTGCGCGCGTGCGCCGCTGCCCAGCAGGTCATGCAGCAGGGCAGGGCGCTGGCCGCGTGCGGTGAGCGAGCGCGGGGCATCGTCCGGGCCGCTGCCCCAGGTCGAGGGCTGCGGCCCCATCACGAAGTCCAGCGTGGCACCCTTGGCGATCACCTCGTGCGGCACCCAGGTCTTCGACCACGGCTTGCCGTTGATCTTCAGCGACTGCACGTACACGTTCTCACGCGAGTTGTTGGCAGCATTCACCGTCAGCACCGCGCCGCCCTGCAGTGCCACCTTTGCGTGGCGGAACGCCGGCGAGCCGATCGCATATTCGGGCGCACCCATGCGCAGCGGGTACAGGCCCAGCGAGGCCAGCACGTACCACGCCGAGGTCTCGCCGTTGTCCTCATCGCCCGGGTAGCCCTGGCCGATCTCGCTGCCCACGTACAGCCGCGCCAGGATCTCGCGCACGTGCTGCTGGGTCTTCCACGGCTGGCCGGCGTACAGGTACATCCACGGGATGTGGTGCGCCGGCTGGTTGCTGTGCGCGTACATGCCCATGCGCACGTCGCGCGCTTCGGTCATCTCGTGGATGGTGCCGCCGTAGGAGCCGGCGAAGGCGGGATCGGCGGTTTCCGGGGTGGCGAAGAACGTGTCGAGCTTGGCGGCCAGCTGGGCGCGGCCGCCATACAGCCCGGCCAGGCCCTCGCCGTCGTGCGCGGCGGTGAAGGCGAAGGTCCAGCCGTTGCTCTCGGTGTAGTCGTGGCCCCACACGCGCGGGTCGTAGTCCTTGTCGGTCAGGCGCCAGTTGCCGTCGTCAGTGCGGCCCTGGAAGAACCCGGCGGCCGGGTCGAACAACGTGGCGTAGGTGCCGGCGCGATGGCCGAAGTAGTCGGCCTCGGTGGCATAGCGTTCGCGTGCGGCGGCGCTGGTGGCGCGCTTGGCCAGGGCCTGGGCCATGTTGGCGATGCCGAAGTCGTTGAGTGCCCCTTCCATCGTCCACGACATGCCCTCGTGCACGTCGTCACTGGCGTAGCCCCGGAAGGTGGACCGGTCCATGCCCTTGCGCCCGACATGGCGGTCCGGCGGCACCACGGTGGCGTTCTTCAGTGCGGCCGTGTACGCCTCTTCCGGATCGAAGCCGCCGATGCCCTTCAGCCAGGCATCGGCGAAGGCCACGTCCGAACTGGTGCCCACCATCAGGTCGGCATAGCCCGGCGAGGACCAGCGCGCCACCCAGCCGCCGGCGCGGTACTGCTCCAGGAAGCCCTGCACCAGCGCACCGGCGTCGTCCTTGGTGAACAACGCATAGGCCGGCCAAGTGGTGCGGAAGGTGTCCCAGAAACCGTTATTGACGTACACCTTGCCGTCGCGCACCGGGGCGAAGCTGCGCGTGGCGCTGCCGTCGGTGTTGTCCTCGGCGGCGCTGGCCTGGCTGGCGTAGCGCCATTCGGGCGCGGCGGCGCTGCCCACGTTTTCGTGGCCGGAATTGGGGTACAGGTACAGGCGATAGAGGCTGGAATACAGCGTGGTTTTCTGGTCGTCGCTGGCATCGCCGATGTCGAACGGAGCCAGCCGTGCATCCCACGCGTCCTGCGCGCGCCCAGCCACGCGGTCGAGCGTGTCATCGGCGGCCAGTTCCAGGGCCAGGTTGTGGCGGGCCTGCTCCACGGAGATCAACGAGGTGGCGATGCGCATGGTGACCGTGCGCGTGCTGCCGGCATCGAACTTGATGTAGCCGGTGGGGCGGCCGGTCTTGATCTGACCGCTGCTGCGCCAGGGCGCGTCGAAGCTGGCCACCACGTACATGCGGGTGGCGCCGTTGGACAGGCCGCTGCGGGTGTCGGTGTAGCCGGACAGCGTCTGCGTGGCCGCATCCAGGGTCAGCCCACCGCGGGCGTCGACGTTGTCGAACAGCAGGTTGGCGTCCCCCTTCTCAGGGAAGGTGAACTGGAACAACGCGGCATGGTCGGTGGGCGCGATCGACGCGGCGATGCCGTTGTCGAAACGCACGTCGTAACGGTAGGGGCGCGCACGTTCGTTGTCGCGCGAGAACGACAGCGCGCGTTTGCTGCGGTCGGCCTCGGGCACGCCGCGGCCGCTGGACGGCATCACCTGGAAGGTCTGGCGGTCGCCCATCCACGGGCTGGGCTGGTGGCTCAGGGCCAGCGCCTGCAGCTGCGGCCGGTTGCGCGCGTCGTTCTGTTCGTTCCAGCGGTACAGCCAGTTCAACGCGCCGGCATCGGTCACCGGGGTCCAGAAGTTGAAGCCGTGCGGCACCGCCGTGGCGGGGAAGTTATTGCCGCGCGAGAAGGTGCCGTTGGCCTGCGTGCCGCGCGTGGTCAGCACCCAGTCCGACGCGCGCTGCGGGGCAGTGCGGGGTTGCGCGGCCAGCTGCACGTCGTCGATCCAGCCCGACACCGGCGCCCCGGTCGCACTGGCCACCTGCAGTTCCACCGCCACCACGCGGCGACCGCGCAGCGCCGGCACCTCGCCCAGGCGCACGGCCTTGCGTGCCCACTGCTGCGGGTACAGCGTCTTCGAGTCGCCCTGCGCGGCGGCGCCAAGCGCACTGCCGTGCTGGTCGCGCGCGTCGCTGGCCGAGACCCGGCTGCCGTCGTCCAGCAGCAGGTCCAGCGACACGTAGGTGGAGGCCACGGTGTCCGTGCCGACGATCTCCGGCAGCACCAGCCAGCTCAGCGTGGTGTCGGCCTCGATGGCCACGTCGGTGTTGAACAGGCGGCGCTGCTGGGTGCCGCCGCTGCCGGTGTAATGCAGAGCACGCAGGCCGCTGTAGCCGACCCCTGGCTTGGCCGCATACGGCGCGCGCGGACCGCCGCCCACTTCCACCTGCAGGGCCTGCTTGCCGGCAAGTGGGGCCGGTTCGCCGCGCTCGAAGGAGGTCTGCAGGCCCTGGCCGAGGGCCGGCAGGGCGAGCGAGGCGCACGCCACGGCAAGGGCGAGGGGCAGCAGGGCGTGGCGGGCAGGGCGCGGGGCAGGCAGGGTCATGCAGGGAACTCCCGGGAAGGGCAGGCGGCAGGCAGAGCCCGCATCGGCGACCTCGGCAGACAGGCACCACCCCGGCCGCCGGGGGCGGACACAAGGGCGATGCAGGTCCGGCGGGGGACGGGCCATGCGATCGGGGCAGGAATCGAACCGGACCGATGCTGCAACAGCCGGGGGATGCTGGCAAGTGCCATTTAGTTCGATCCAAACCCGGAAAATCAGCCTGTTGCGGGCGCGGTTGACAGTTTCTTTGGATCGATTTAAAAAGAACGGTGCTGTGCGCCGAAGGTGGGTCCTTGCCGCGTGGGTCGGCCTGCGCGAGGACGGCGATGCAACAGCCCCGGGTGCTAGAATCACCCCCTTCGCAATTCCTTTGTGTGTGTCCACGCCATGAGCCATACCGCCACTGCGCCCGCCAACGCCGAGAAGCGCTACACCGTGCATCGCACCGACCTGCCGCTGAGCTGCCCGACCCCGGAAATGGCGCTGTGGAATTCGCACCCGCGCGTGTACCTGCCGATCGAAGACGAGCCCAACTGCGAGGCCAAGTGCCCGTACTGCGGCGCCGTGTTCGTGCTGGCCGACTAAGTCAGCGCTGCTCCCGTGCGCCGACTGACCGTGGTGCAGCTGCTGCCGGCGCTGCACTCCGGCGGGGTCGAACGCTCCACCCTTGAAATCGCCTCTGCCCTGGTTGCCGCCGGCCACCGGGCCATCGTCGTGTCTGCGGGTGGACGACTGGTCGAGCCGCTGCTGGCCAGCGGTGCCGAACACCTCACCCTGGACATCGGCCGCAAGTCGCTGCTGACCCTGCGCCACGTGCGCAGCCTGCGCGCGTTGTTTGCCGAAGTGGGCGCCGACATCGTGCATGCGCGCTCACGCCTGCCGGCCTGGCTCGGCCTGTACGCCCTGCGCAGCCTTCCCGAGGCCCAGCGCCCGCGTTGGGTCACCACCGTGCACGGGCTGAACTCGCCGGGCCGCTACAGCGCGGTGATGACCAGTGGCGAGCGGGTGATCTGCGTGTCCAACACGGTGCGCAGCTTCGTACAGACGCACTACCCCAGCGTGCCTGCCGACCGTCTGCAGGTGATTCCGCGCGGCGTGGACGTGGCCCAGTTCCCGCGCGTGGCGCGCACCGATCGCCGCGCCCGTCTGGCGGTGGCCGCCCAGCACCCGACGCTGGCCGGCGATGCGCCGCTGTTGTTGCTGCCTGGCCGTGGCACCCGGTTGAAGGGCCACCGGCATGCGCTGCAGCTGCTGGCCGGCCTGCATGCGTCCGGTGTGCCCGCCACGTTGTGGATGCCGGGCACCCGCGAGCCGGGCCGCGAGGCCTATGTAGCCGAACTGGAGGCACAGGCACGCACCCTGGGCGTCGCCGATGCGGTGCTGATGACCGCGCCCACCACGCGCATCGCCCAGGCCTACGCGGCCAGCGACCTGGTGCTGCAGGTGTCGGACAAGCCCGAAGCGTTCGGCCGCACCGTGGTCGAGGCGCTGTCGGTGGGGCGCCCGGTGCTGGGCTGGAACCACGGTGGCGTGGGTGAACTGCTGACGCAGCTGCAACCCTCTGGTGCGGTAGCCTTGCACGACGGTGCGGCGCTGCTGTCGCGTGCGCTGCAGCTGCTGCAGCAACCGCCCAGCCTGCCTGCCCGCATTCCTTTCACCTTGCAGGCGATGCAGCGTGACACCCTCAAGCTCTACACCTCCCTTGCCGGCTGAGCCGGTGCTTGTGCCCGGCTCCCCGGCGTCCCGCGCCGGTCGCTGGGCGCCGTGGTGGGTGCTGGCGTTCGTGGCACTGTGGCCGTTGCCCGGCATCGCCGAAAGCGTGCTGGTGCTGGGCGCGCTGTATGCCGCCGTGCGCATGGTGCAGCTGCGCATGCAGGGCAAACAGCACCTGCTGAGCAGCCCGGCATGGGCGCTGACCAGCATCCTGTTCCTGGGCTACTGGCTGCCGCAGGCGTTTTCCGCGTTCGATGCGATCGACCCGGCGACGGCCTGGCGCAAGACCGCGGCCGGCCTTCGCTATCTGCCCTTCATGTGGCTGGTGGCGATTGCCGTGGCCACCCCGCAGCGGCGGCGTCTGACGCTGGGCGGCATCGCGCTGATCACTGCGGTGTGGACCGCCGATGCGCTGGCCCAGGCCGCCTTCGGCAGCAGTGCGTTGTTCTGGTCGCTGGACCAGCTCAAGCAGCTGGTGAGCGGGCACGGCCTGTGCAACGCCGCTGAAGTGGCTGCCGTGGACAGGCTCAGCGGCGTGCTGGGGCCGTGCAACCTGAAATTTGGCCAGGTCCTGGCCAGCCTCTCCCCGTTCCTGCTGTTTGCCGCCGCGCGACGCGGCGGACTGTGGGGCTGGGGCGTGGCCGCTGCCGCAGTGGGCGTGGTGCTGGTGCTGGCGGGCTCGCGTGCTGCGTGGCTCACCTATGCGCTGGTCGTGGCGTACTCCGGCTGGCGCCTGCTCGGCGCGCGCGCGTTGATCGGCTGCCTGGCCATCGGGCTGGTGGCCGCGGTGGCGATCGGATTCGGTTCCAGCCAGGTGCGTGAGCGCGTGGCGCGCACCGCGATGGCGTGGGAGGGCGACGGCGACGGCGACGGCGTCAACCAGGCGTTGTCCGGGCGCGCGCAGATCTGGGCTGCGGCCGGCTGCATGATTGCCGACCATCCGGTTAACGGCGTGGGCGCGCGCGGCTTCCGCGATGCGTACCCGGGCTGCAACCCCGCACCGCAGGCGCAGGAAGTGTGGGGCGAAGGCCCGGCGCTGCACGCGCACCAGATCGTGCTGGAAATCCTCGCTGAAACCGGCGTACTGGGCCTGCTGCTGTGGCTGGCTGCCGCCGCCCAGGCCTGGCGCGCGTGGCGCTTCGCGCCTCTACCGGCCCGCGAACGCGCCCGGCCGGCCATGCTGGCGCTGGCGGTCACCGTGTTCCCGCTCAACACCCACCTGGCGTTCTATTCCACCTTCTGGGGCGGGCTCACCCTGCTGCTGGCCGCGCTGTATGCCGGCAGCCTGTTGGCGCGGGACGACGGGTAGAGCCACCCCAAGGGTGGCTGATTGGGAATCTGGCGTTCCGCGCAGCCACCCATGGGGTGGCTCTACCCGTAGATGGCGGCATACCGACCCACACGCGCGCCATCCACCGATGGGCACCACGCCCCGTCCCACGCACCCTCGTGCGATGACCAGCCCACGCCTCCAACGCGGCCGCTACTCGCATCCGGGCTATTGCTACGCGCTCACCACCACCACGCACGGCAGGCGGAGATGGTTCGACGATCCCCTCAATGCAGAGGTAATCATCGACACGCTGCGCTATATGGATCGTTGTGGAGTCAGTTGCACGTTGGCCTGGGTGGTCATGCCGGACCACGTGCATTGGTTGATCCGGCTGCGGCAAGACACCTTGGCGCGTTGCATGCTGCTGTTCAAATCACGCAGCAGCCGATTGTTGAATGAACGTCTGCGGCGAAAGGGGAAGCTCTGGCAGCACGGGTACTTCGACCACGCCGTGAGAAGTGAGGAATCCTTGCGCCGGCAGGCGTTGTACATCCTCGCCAACCCGATACGTGCGGGATTGGCCGGTGCGCTGGGTGAGTACCCGCACGCGTGGTCGCGGTGGCCCATGGAAGGGTAGAGCCACCCCATGGGTGGCTGTTCGCGGTCTGGCACCATGCAGCCACCCATGGGGTGGCTCTACCGGCGGAATTTGTGCAGCCACCCATGGGGTGGCTCTACCGGCGGAATTTGTGCAGCCACCCATGGGGTGGCTCTACCGGCGGAATTTGTGCAGCCACCCATGGGGTGGCTCTACCGGCGGAATTTGTGCAGCCACCCATGGGGTGGCTCTACCGGTAATAATCGCTGCGGCCGCCCGGCTGGCGCTTGAAGCGGCGGTGGATCCACAGGTACTGATCCGGTGCTTCGCGCACCATCGCTTCGATGGCCTGGTTGACGCGTGCGGTATCGGCTTCCACATCCTCGCTGGGGAAATTCTCCAGCGGTGCGCCGATCTTGAGGAAATACCGGCCGCCTTCGCGGCGATGGAAATACGGCACCACCGCGCAACCGGTCATGCGGGACAACTGGTGGGTGGCGGTGATGGTGGCGGCGGTGTGCCCGAAGAACGGCACGAACACGGTGTCCTTGCCGCGCATGTCCTGGTCCGGGGCGTACCACAGGAACCCGCCCTTCTTCAGGTGGCGCACGGTGGCGCGGATGTCCTCGTTGGCATACATCGCCTTGGCATAGCGCAGCCGGCCGAACTTCACCGCCCATTCGTACACCGGGTTGCGGTGCTTGCGGTACATGCCCGACAGATCCACGTGGTCGCACAACAGGCGCCCGCACATCTCCAGCGTCATGAAGTGGCCCGAGACCAGCAGCACGCCGCGGCCTTCGGCCTGCAGGCGCTGCAGGTGCTCCAGCCCTTCGATCTGCACCTGCGGGCGGATGCTGTCGATGCTGCCCCACCAGGCCCGGGCGAACTCGAAGATGCCCACGCCCAGGGCGTCGAAGCTGTCGCGCAGCAGGCGCTGCCGCCAGGCTTCGTCCTTTTCCGGGAAACATAGGCGCAGGTTGACCTCGGCCGCGCGCCGGCGGCTGCCGGCCAGGCGGTAGGCCACGGTGCCAACGCCGCGGCCCAGCGCGCGCTGCAGCATCCAGGGCAGCCGGGCCACGCCGAAGGCGGCGAACATGACGGCGAACATCGGCCAGTTGCGCGGGTCGCGCAGGGACGGGCGGGTGGCGGTGGAAGCGTTATCTGACATGGATTGGATTCTAATGGATGCATCCCGGCAGGCCCATCACGGCGGTGCGGGATGCCTTCCCCGCGCCGCTCCCGTATCCTCTGCGCATGCGCAAAAGCCCTGTCGAATGGATCCTGCGCGGCCTGTACTCGGCCGTGTTGTACCTGTTGCTGCCGATCACCGTGTACCACCTGGTCTGGCGCGGGTTCCGGGTGCGTGAGTACTTCCGCCGCTGGGACGAGCGTTACGCTTCCTATCCGCACCCCAGCGGGCAGCCGCGGGTGTGGCTGCACGCGGTGTCGGTGGGCGAGGTCAACGCCGCCGCACCGCTGGTCAATGCCCTGCGTGCGTTGCGCCCGGATATCCGCTGGGTGATCACCACCATCACCCCGACCGGTTCCGAACGCGTACGCGCGCTGTGGGGCGACGCCCTGGACCATGTCTACCTGCCCTACGACGTGCCGGGCAGCGTCGGCCGCTTCCTCGGCCACTTCAAGCCCAGCCTGGCGCTGATCCTGGAAACCGAGCTGTGGCCGAACATGCTGTTCGGCTGCCGGGACCGGGGCATTCCGGTGTACATCCTCAACGCGCGTCTGTCGGCACGCTCGCTGCGCGGGTATCGCCTGCTGAGGTCATTGATCGGGCGCGCGCTGCGCACGGTCACCTGCGTGGCCGCGCAGTCGCAGGACGATGCGGAGCGCTTCATCCAGCTGGGTGCACGTCCCGAGCAGGTGCAGGCGCTGGGCAACCTGAAGTTCGATATCGCCGCACCCAACGTGCAGGCCTTCGTGGCCCAGTTCCATGCGCTGGT
This is a stretch of genomic DNA from Stenotrophomonas rhizophila. It encodes these proteins:
- a CDS encoding basic secretory protein-like protein; this encodes MLLGALVVFDAAAFEASQQREGVTLAYSDPADALAAPMRTRIIDTFFAAYVRERADFHPGAPSQVRIVIDPGYDGIAFVGEGKGAATITINPAWLAKHPDDVDLVTHEAMHIVQGYPEYANERVPGWLVEGIADYARDRYGRENAAADWALPMTVKDGQNFDTGYRVTGAFLAWSEAQHPGLVKALDGALRDGRYTPALWQARTGLALPALWAAYVQAR
- a CDS encoding GH92 family glycosyl hydrolase; the encoded protein is MTLPAPRPARHALLPLALAVACASLALPALGQGLQTSFERGEPAPLAGKQALQVEVGGGPRAPYAAKPGVGYSGLRALHYTGSGGTQQRRLFNTDVAIEADTTLSWLVLPEIVGTDTVASTYVSLDLLLDDGSRVSASDARDQHGSALGAAAQGDSKTLYPQQWARKAVRLGEVPALRGRRVVAVELQVASATGAPVSGWIDDVQLAAQPRTAPQRASDWVLTTRGTQANGTFSRGNNFPATAVPHGFNFWTPVTDAGALNWLYRWNEQNDARNRPQLQALALSHQPSPWMGDRQTFQVMPSSGRGVPEADRSKRALSFSRDNERARPYRYDVRFDNGIAASIAPTDHAALFQFTFPEKGDANLLFDNVDARGGLTLDAATQTLSGYTDTRSGLSNGATRMYVVASFDAPWRSSGQIKTGRPTGYIKFDAGSTRTVTMRIATSLISVEQARHNLALELAADDTLDRVAGRAQDAWDARLAPFDIGDASDDQKTTLYSSLYRLYLYPNSGHENVGSAAAPEWRYASQASAAEDNTDGSATRSFAPVRDGKVYVNNGFWDTFRTTWPAYALFTKDDAGALVQGFLEQYRAGGWVARWSSPGYADLMVGTSSDVAFADAWLKGIGGFDPEEAYTAALKNATVVPPDRHVGRKGMDRSTFRGYASDDVHEGMSWTMEGALNDFGIANMAQALAKRATSAAARERYATEADYFGHRAGTYATLFDPAAGFFQGRTDDGNWRLTDKDYDPRVWGHDYTESNGWTFAFTAAHDGEGLAGLYGGRAQLAAKLDTFFATPETADPAFAGSYGGTIHEMTEARDVRMGMYAHSNQPAHHIPWMYLYAGQPWKTQQHVREILARLYVGSEIGQGYPGDEDNGETSAWYVLASLGLYPLRMGAPEYAIGSPAFRHAKVALQGGAVLTVNAANNSRENVYVQSLKINGKPWSKTWVPHEVIAKGATLDFVMGPQPSTWGSGPDDAPRSLTARGQRPALLHDLLGSGARAQLADGRAVPALLDDDAGTTVPVGAGTVVFTGVSDGTPSMYTLTSGNGAIRGGAWTLEARRAGGRWVTLDERRGEDFAWALQTRPFAIGKPGRYAEYRLRIAGPGRMQLAEVELLAPMGEQ
- a CDS encoding zinc-finger domain-containing protein → MSHTATAPANAEKRYTVHRTDLPLSCPTPEMALWNSHPRVYLPIEDEPNCEAKCPYCGAVFVLAD
- a CDS encoding glycosyltransferase, whose amino-acid sequence is MRRLTVVQLLPALHSGGVERSTLEIASALVAAGHRAIVVSAGGRLVEPLLASGAEHLTLDIGRKSLLTLRHVRSLRALFAEVGADIVHARSRLPAWLGLYALRSLPEAQRPRWVTTVHGLNSPGRYSAVMTSGERVICVSNTVRSFVQTHYPSVPADRLQVIPRGVDVAQFPRVARTDRRARLAVAAQHPTLAGDAPLLLLPGRGTRLKGHRHALQLLAGLHASGVPATLWMPGTREPGREAYVAELEAQARTLGVADAVLMTAPTTRIAQAYAASDLVLQVSDKPEAFGRTVVEALSVGRPVLGWNHGGVGELLTQLQPSGAVALHDGAALLSRALQLLQQPPSLPARIPFTLQAMQRDTLKLYTSLAG
- a CDS encoding O-antigen ligase family protein — its product is MPGSPASRAGRWAPWWVLAFVALWPLPGIAESVLVLGALYAAVRMVQLRMQGKQHLLSSPAWALTSILFLGYWLPQAFSAFDAIDPATAWRKTAAGLRYLPFMWLVAIAVATPQRRRLTLGGIALITAVWTADALAQAAFGSSALFWSLDQLKQLVSGHGLCNAAEVAAVDRLSGVLGPCNLKFGQVLASLSPFLLFAAARRGGLWGWGVAAAAVGVVLVLAGSRAAWLTYALVVAYSGWRLLGARALIGCLAIGLVAAVAIGFGSSQVRERVARTAMAWEGDGDGDGVNQALSGRAQIWAAAGCMIADHPVNGVGARGFRDAYPGCNPAPQAQEVWGEGPALHAHQIVLEILAETGVLGLLLWLAAAAQAWRAWRFAPLPARERARPAMLALAVTVFPLNTHLAFYSTFWGGLTLLLAALYAGSLLARDDG
- a CDS encoding REP-associated tyrosine transposase, translated to MTSPRLQRGRYSHPGYCYALTTTTHGRRRWFDDPLNAEVIIDTLRYMDRCGVSCTLAWVVMPDHVHWLIRLRQDTLARCMLLFKSRSSRLLNERLRRKGKLWQHGYFDHAVRSEESLRRQALYILANPIRAGLAGALGEYPHAWSRWPMEG
- a CDS encoding LpxL/LpxP family Kdo(2)-lipid IV(A) lauroyl/palmitoleoyl acyltransferase produces the protein MSDNASTATRPSLRDPRNWPMFAVMFAAFGVARLPWMLQRALGRGVGTVAYRLAGSRRRAAEVNLRLCFPEKDEAWRQRLLRDSFDALGVGIFEFARAWWGSIDSIRPQVQIEGLEHLQRLQAEGRGVLLVSGHFMTLEMCGRLLCDHVDLSGMYRKHRNPVYEWAVKFGRLRYAKAMYANEDIRATVRHLKKGGFLWYAPDQDMRGKDTVFVPFFGHTAATITATHQLSRMTGCAVVPYFHRREGGRYFLKIGAPLENFPSEDVEADTARVNQAIEAMVREAPDQYLWIHRRFKRQPGGRSDYYR
- the waaA gene encoding lipid IV(A) 3-deoxy-D-manno-octulosonic acid transferase — its product is MRKSPVEWILRGLYSAVLYLLLPITVYHLVWRGFRVREYFRRWDERYASYPHPSGQPRVWLHAVSVGEVNAAAPLVNALRALRPDIRWVITTITPTGSERVRALWGDALDHVYLPYDVPGSVGRFLGHFKPSLALILETELWPNMLFGCRDRGIPVYILNARLSARSLRGYRLLRSLIGRALRTVTCVAAQSQDDAERFIQLGARPEQVQALGNLKFDIAAPNVQAFVAQFHALVPGDRPVWIAASTHEGEEQATIDLHRRLREALPGLLLLWAPRHPERFPRVEALAREQGWKVATRRQQQWPQADTDVFVIDTLGELMSFYGCAQVAFVGGSLQAIGGHNLLEPAAMGTASVTGPHLHNFAEISRRMREAGAVVIADDAQGVGDALLTLLRDPQAREDMARAGCMLVSNGRGALDRTVALIAPHLPPPVA